The following coding sequences lie in one Mycobacterium sp. Z3061 genomic window:
- a CDS encoding TVP38/TMEM64 family protein — MDDKDDTTGASRRPHILRLVLFVAFLLTMFYLVAVARVIDIDAVRRTVTATGPMAPLVYVVVSGFLGAMFLPGSILAAGSGLLFGPVLGLFVTLGAAMGTAIVASTLGRRAGRDSARVLVGPKRAERIDSVIERGGLWAVVGQRFVPGISDAFASYTFGAFGVPLWQIAIGSFIGSAPRAFVYTALGASIRDRSSPLAYAAIAVWCVTAVLGVFAARHLYRHWRDHPVREDDAN, encoded by the coding sequence ATGGATGACAAAGACGACACCACCGGCGCGTCCCGGCGGCCCCACATCCTGCGACTCGTCCTGTTCGTCGCTTTCCTGCTCACCATGTTCTATCTGGTGGCTGTCGCGCGAGTGATCGACATCGACGCGGTGCGCCGCACCGTTACGGCGACCGGACCGATGGCGCCGTTGGTGTATGTCGTCGTGTCGGGCTTCCTCGGCGCCATGTTCCTGCCCGGTTCGATTCTGGCCGCCGGCAGTGGGCTGCTGTTCGGTCCCGTGCTGGGCCTTTTCGTCACGCTCGGCGCGGCAATGGGTACGGCAATCGTCGCAAGCACGCTCGGCCGCCGGGCCGGCCGGGACAGCGCACGGGTTCTGGTGGGTCCCAAACGGGCCGAACGGATCGACTCGGTGATCGAGCGGGGCGGGTTGTGGGCGGTCGTGGGCCAGCGTTTCGTCCCCGGCATCTCGGACGCGTTCGCTTCCTACACGTTCGGGGCGTTCGGAGTCCCGCTGTGGCAGATCGCAATTGGATCATTCATCGGCTCGGCACCGCGGGCGTTCGTCTATACCGCGCTGGGTGCTTCCATCCGGGACCGCTCGTCACCCCTGGCTTATGCAGCTATAGCGGTGTGGTGCGTCACCGCGGTTCTCGGCGTATTCGCCGCGCGGCATCTGTACCGGCACTGGCGCGACCACCCCGTCCGGGAGGACGACGCGAATTGA
- the recD gene encoding exodeoxyribonuclease V subunit alpha, whose translation MTAETIDPADRRLAVSAGELLRLFNDAGVLDSADVHVAQRLTAMAGESEPAVALALALVVRALRGGSVCVDLESVQAQVGMDDLPWPSAPQWLAAVQASPLADEPPILRVYDGHLLYLDRYWREEQQVADDFSALLSAPGRPEVPDIDRLFPPGYEEQREAAGIALHQGLTVLTGGPGTGKTTTVARLLALFAEQAELDGKPRLRIALAAPTGKAAARLHEAVQLQVNELDPVDRHRVSGLRATTLHRLLGSRPDTSSRFRHHRGNRLPHDVIVVDETSMVSLTMMARLLESVRPHTRLLLVGDPDQLASVEAGAVLADLVDGLGSRADARVAALLTSHRFGESIGRLASSIRDGDADLAIDLLRSGGDHVEWIDTEDPTESLRKALVPHALALRQAAMLGDAKTALATLDEHRLLCAHRRGRYGIAHWNRQVERWLVESTGEAIWSPWYAGRPVLVTNNDYGLGVYNGDIGVAVVGGAGQQGTLRAVIAGAEDLLELATSRLSDVETMHAMTIHKSQGSQSDVVSVLMPPEDSRLLTRELFYTAVTRAKRKVRVIGPERSVRAAIARRAVRASGLARRLASHHG comes from the coding sequence ATGACCGCCGAGACGATCGACCCCGCCGACCGGCGGCTGGCCGTCAGTGCCGGCGAGCTGTTGCGCCTCTTCAACGATGCCGGTGTGCTCGACTCAGCCGATGTGCATGTCGCACAGCGTCTTACGGCGATGGCAGGCGAGTCCGAACCCGCCGTCGCGCTGGCACTGGCGCTGGTGGTGCGCGCCCTTCGCGGCGGGTCGGTGTGTGTGGACCTGGAATCGGTCCAGGCGCAGGTCGGCATGGACGACCTACCGTGGCCGTCTGCGCCGCAGTGGCTTGCGGCGGTGCAGGCCAGTCCGTTGGCCGACGAGCCGCCGATACTCCGCGTGTACGACGGCCATCTGCTTTATCTGGACCGGTATTGGCGCGAGGAGCAACAGGTCGCAGACGACTTCTCGGCCCTGCTGTCGGCTCCCGGCCGGCCGGAGGTTCCCGATATCGACCGGCTCTTCCCGCCCGGCTATGAAGAACAACGCGAGGCCGCCGGCATCGCCCTGCACCAGGGACTGACCGTGCTCACCGGTGGTCCGGGGACGGGCAAGACCACCACGGTGGCGCGGCTGCTGGCGCTGTTCGCCGAACAGGCGGAGCTGGACGGGAAGCCGCGGCTGCGCATCGCGCTGGCGGCCCCGACGGGCAAGGCGGCGGCACGGTTGCACGAGGCGGTCCAGCTCCAGGTAAATGAGTTGGATCCGGTTGACCGTCACCGGGTCTCGGGTTTGCGTGCGACGACGCTGCACCGGCTGCTGGGCAGTCGGCCCGATACATCGTCGCGGTTCCGGCACCATCGGGGCAACCGGTTGCCGCACGACGTGATCGTGGTCGACGAGACGTCGATGGTGTCGCTGACGATGATGGCGCGGCTACTGGAGTCGGTGCGCCCGCACACCCGACTGCTCCTGGTCGGCGATCCCGACCAACTCGCGTCGGTGGAGGCGGGTGCGGTACTCGCCGATCTGGTCGACGGACTGGGATCGCGCGCAGACGCCCGGGTCGCGGCGCTGCTGACGTCGCATCGGTTCGGCGAATCGATTGGCCGGCTGGCCTCGTCGATTCGCGACGGCGATGCCGACCTCGCCATCGACCTGCTGCGCTCCGGCGGCGATCACGTCGAATGGATCGACACTGAGGACCCTACCGAGAGTTTGCGCAAAGCGCTTGTGCCGCATGCCCTTGCACTGCGGCAGGCCGCGATGCTCGGCGACGCGAAGACTGCCCTGGCCACCCTCGACGAGCACCGGCTGTTGTGTGCGCACCGCCGGGGACGCTACGGGATCGCTCACTGGAACCGCCAGGTGGAGCGGTGGCTGGTCGAGTCCACCGGCGAGGCGATCTGGTCGCCGTGGTACGCCGGAAGACCGGTGCTCGTCACGAACAACGACTACGGACTGGGCGTCTACAACGGCGACATCGGTGTGGCCGTGGTCGGCGGCGCCGGCCAGCAGGGCACGCTTCGAGCCGTCATCGCCGGTGCCGAGGATCTGCTGGAGTTGGCGACCAGTCGGCTGTCCGATGTCGAGACGATGCACGCCATGACGATTCACAAGAGCCAGGGCAGTCAATCCGATGTGGTGAGTGTGCTTATGCCGCCTGAGGATTCGCGGTTGCTGACGCGGGAACTGTTCTACACCGCGGTCACCCGGGCGAAACGGAAGGTGCGGGTGATCGGTCCGGAACGCTCGGTGCGCGCCGCGATCGCTCGACGGGCGGTACGGGCCAGTGGGCTGGCGCGGCGACTGGCAAGCCACCATGGATGA
- the recB gene encoding exodeoxyribonuclease V subunit beta, whose translation MPPFDLLGPLPAERSTTVLEASAGTGKTFALAGLVTRYVAEGRATLDEMLLITFGRAASQELRERVRCQIVDAVAAFGDRAIADGNDLVRHLIDGTEAQRNARKQRLRDALAGFDAATIATTHQFCQLVLKSLGAAGDTDSGVTLLEDLNDLVTEIVDDLYLAHFGRVRDDPALTYREALRIARAVVANPSTHLRPSDPEPGSRAAVCIAFAKDVLAELERRKRRRGVLGYDDLLIRLAAALDTDDSPARVRMHQRWPIVMVDEFQDTDPVQWQVIDRAFSGRSTLILIGDPKQAIYAFRGGDIVTYLDAARTAGDKRTLGTNWRSDSALVERLQAVLRGAELGDPAIVVHDVAASHRGHRLADAPRNDPFRLRVVRRATLGRKGTQNLPIDELREHIGRDLAADIGGLLTSAATFDGEPLEARDVAVIVESHRDARVCHRALTEAGIPAVYTGDSDVFSSEAADDWLSLLEAFDQPHRPGVVRAAATTMFFGKTAHDLAAGGDALTDDIADTLREWADHARERGVAAIFEAAQMSGMADRVLSWHGGERHMTDLAHVTQLLQEVAHRERYSLPALRDWLRGQREERAGATERNRRIDSDAAAVQIMTVWVSKGLQYPVVYLPFAFNRNVGDRDLVLFHDQGKRCLHIGGKDSSDFAAVEKLGRKETASDDSRLTYVALTRAQSQVVAWWSPAHGEPNGGLSRLLRGRRPGQSAVPDRCEPQKITDDEAWERLREWQDAGGPVVEESVIAAAPTMSVHHAPSDLGTRHFHRAIDTAWRRTSYSGLIRDAERTTGVSSEPELTELDDEVHDLPLTGPGASSDVPSPMAELPTGAQFGTLVHAVLETTDPFATDLAAELEAQVGVHSAWWPVEVPASQLAAAMVPMHDTPLGPLAAGLTLRQIGLPDRLRELDFEFPLAGGDVRGADADTRLADVGRLLRAHLRVDDPLASYPDRLVGDTLGNQSLRGYLSGSIDAVLRIPHGSGHRYLVVDYKTNWLGEPDRPLTAADYTQPRMAEAMLHSDYPLQALLYSVVLHRFLRWRQPDYDPGRHLGGVLYLFLRGMCGPGTPVHDGHPAGVFSWAPPPELVTALSDLLDARAAAA comes from the coding sequence ATCCCGCCATTCGACCTGCTGGGCCCACTGCCCGCCGAGCGGTCCACCACGGTGCTGGAGGCCAGCGCGGGAACCGGCAAGACGTTCGCGTTGGCCGGCCTGGTGACCCGATACGTCGCCGAAGGCAGGGCGACCCTCGACGAGATGCTGCTGATCACCTTCGGCCGCGCGGCGAGCCAGGAACTCCGCGAGCGGGTGCGCTGCCAGATCGTCGACGCGGTCGCCGCTTTCGGCGACCGTGCGATCGCCGACGGCAACGACCTGGTGCGCCACCTGATCGACGGCACCGAGGCGCAACGCAACGCTCGAAAGCAGCGGCTGCGTGACGCCCTGGCCGGCTTCGACGCGGCCACCATCGCCACCACCCACCAGTTCTGCCAGCTGGTGCTCAAATCTCTTGGCGCGGCCGGGGATACAGATTCGGGCGTCACCTTGCTGGAGGACCTCAACGACCTGGTAACCGAGATCGTCGATGACCTCTATCTGGCCCATTTCGGGCGCGTGCGTGACGATCCCGCATTGACTTATCGCGAGGCGCTGCGCATCGCCCGCGCGGTGGTCGCCAACCCGTCCACACACCTGCGGCCGAGCGACCCGGAGCCCGGCTCGCGCGCCGCGGTCTGCATAGCCTTTGCGAAAGACGTTCTGGCCGAGCTGGAAAGACGCAAGCGACGCCGGGGCGTGCTGGGATACGACGACCTGCTCATCCGGTTGGCCGCCGCACTGGACACCGACGACTCCCCCGCCCGGGTCCGGATGCATCAACGCTGGCCCATTGTCATGGTCGACGAGTTCCAGGACACCGATCCGGTTCAGTGGCAGGTGATCGACCGGGCCTTCAGCGGGCGGTCCACGCTCATCCTCATCGGAGACCCGAAGCAGGCGATCTACGCGTTTCGCGGCGGCGACATCGTCACCTACCTCGATGCGGCCAGGACCGCCGGCGACAAGCGCACGCTGGGTACGAATTGGCGCAGCGACAGCGCACTGGTCGAGCGGTTGCAAGCCGTGCTGCGCGGAGCCGAGCTCGGTGACCCCGCGATCGTGGTGCATGACGTCGCGGCCTCGCACCGCGGTCATCGCCTCGCCGATGCTCCGCGCAACGATCCGTTCCGGCTTCGGGTGGTGCGCAGAGCAACGCTGGGCCGCAAAGGGACTCAGAATCTGCCGATCGATGAGCTGCGCGAGCACATCGGCCGCGATCTCGCCGCCGACATCGGCGGGCTGCTGACGAGCGCGGCGACGTTCGACGGTGAGCCGCTGGAAGCCCGCGATGTCGCTGTCATCGTCGAGAGCCACAGGGACGCCCGTGTCTGCCACCGCGCACTCACCGAGGCCGGGATCCCCGCCGTCTACACCGGCGACTCCGACGTGTTCAGCTCCGAGGCCGCCGACGACTGGCTGTCGCTGCTGGAGGCGTTCGATCAGCCGCACCGCCCGGGCGTGGTGCGGGCGGCCGCGACGACGATGTTCTTCGGGAAGACGGCGCACGACCTGGCGGCCGGCGGTGACGCACTCACCGACGACATCGCCGACACGCTGCGGGAGTGGGCGGACCACGCCCGTGAGCGGGGTGTCGCCGCGATCTTCGAAGCCGCGCAGATGAGCGGCATGGCAGACCGGGTGCTCTCGTGGCACGGTGGCGAACGGCACATGACCGACCTGGCGCATGTGACGCAACTCCTGCAGGAGGTGGCCCACCGGGAGCGTTATTCCCTTCCTGCGCTTCGTGACTGGCTGCGCGGCCAGCGGGAGGAACGAGCCGGCGCCACCGAACGCAACCGCCGGATCGACAGCGACGCCGCCGCGGTCCAGATCATGACGGTCTGGGTGAGCAAGGGACTGCAGTACCCCGTGGTGTACCTGCCGTTCGCGTTCAATCGCAACGTGGGTGATCGCGACCTGGTGCTGTTCCACGATCAGGGCAAGCGCTGTCTGCACATCGGCGGAAAGGACAGTTCCGACTTCGCCGCCGTGGAGAAACTGGGCCGCAAAGAAACGGCCAGCGACGACAGCCGGTTGACCTACGTTGCGCTGACCCGGGCTCAGTCGCAGGTGGTGGCGTGGTGGTCACCGGCTCACGGCGAGCCCAACGGCGGGCTGTCGCGGCTGCTACGCGGCCGGCGTCCCGGACAGTCAGCGGTCCCCGATCGGTGCGAACCGCAGAAGATCACCGACGACGAAGCCTGGGAGCGGCTTCGGGAGTGGCAGGACGCCGGCGGGCCGGTGGTGGAGGAGTCCGTGATCGCCGCAGCACCGACAATGTCAGTCCACCACGCGCCGTCCGACCTGGGGACCCGGCACTTCCACCGCGCCATCGATACAGCGTGGCGGCGCACCTCCTACTCGGGCCTGATCCGCGACGCGGAGCGGACCACCGGGGTGAGTAGTGAGCCCGAGCTCACCGAACTCGACGACGAAGTTCACGATCTCCCGCTGACGGGGCCCGGGGCGTCGTCGGACGTGCCCTCCCCGATGGCCGAGCTTCCCACCGGCGCGCAGTTCGGCACGCTAGTGCACGCGGTGCTGGAAACCACCGACCCCTTCGCGACCGACCTCGCCGCCGAACTCGAGGCACAGGTCGGTGTTCATTCGGCGTGGTGGCCGGTCGAGGTGCCCGCCTCCCAACTGGCCGCGGCGATGGTGCCGATGCACGACACGCCCCTGGGGCCACTGGCGGCCGGGCTGACACTACGGCAGATCGGCCTGCCGGATCGGCTGCGCGAGTTGGACTTCGAGTTTCCGCTGGCCGGTGGCGACGTGCGGGGTGCCGACGCGGACACGCGACTCGCGGACGTCGGGCGGTTGCTGCGCGCCCATCTCCGGGTTGACGACCCGTTGGCGTCCTACCCCGACCGGTTGGTGGGAGACACGCTCGGCAACCAGTCGCTACGCGGCTACCTCAGCGGCTCCATCGACGCGGTACTCCGGATTCCGCATGGGTCGGGGCATCGTTATCTGGTCGTGGACTACAAGACCAACTGGCTCGGCGAGCCGGACCGTCCGTTGACCGCCGCCGACTACACGCAGCCCCGGATGGCCGAGGCCATGTTGCACTCGGACTACCCGCTCCAAGCGCTGCTGTACAGCGTTGTCCTGCATCGTTTTCTGCGTTGGCGGCAGCCGGATTACGATCCCGGTCGGCATCTCGGCGGGGTGCTGTATCTGTTCCTGCGCGGAATGTGCGGACCCGGTACCCCGGTGCATGACGGTCATCCCGCCGGGGTGTTCAGCTGGGCGCCGCCGCCGGAGTTGGTGACCGCTCTGTCCGACCTGCTCGACGCGCGCGCGGCGGCCGCATGA
- the recC gene encoding exodeoxyribonuclease V subunit gamma: MALHLHRAERTDLLADGLGALLARPLPDPFAQELVLVPARGVERWLSQRLSHRLGATPDRGDGVCAGVSFRNPASLIAEIVGTVDDDPWSPEAMTWPLLEVIDRSLAQPWCRTLAKHLGYFDIGDEADLRRGRRYAVARRLAGLFASYARQRPGLLVGWLAGDLGDLDADLHWQPELWRALVATIPADPPHIRHGKTLARLHDGPAALPSRLSLFGHTRLARSEVELLEAVAVHHELHLWLPHPSDALWRALGGVRGTVPRREDTSHRAVGHPLLATLGRDLRELQRSLPNDPATDEALGEPDRRDTLLGWLQADLAANAVRPHGRTLADDDRSVQVHSCHGPARQIDVLREVLLGLLADDPTLEPRDILVMCPDIETYAPLIVADFGLGDVVNGAHPAHRLRVRLADRSLLQTNPLLGVASQLLSLAGGRVTSSEVLNLAQSAPVRARFGFSDDDLEGITRWVRQSNIRWGFDQEHRKPFGVDFVHNTWRFGLDRVLAGVAMSETAHAWIDSTLPLDDVGSNRVELVGQFAEYIDRLQRVVDSLTAAQPLRQWLTALADGIGLLTRTSEDDAWQTNQMQREFADVLRTAGSRDQTLLRLPDIRALLQRHLAGRPTRANFRTGTLTVCTMVPMRSVPHRVVCLVGLDDGVFPRLGVVDGDDVLARQPLTGERDIRSEDRQLLLDAIGAATGNLVITYTGANEYSGQRRPPAVPLAELLDALDTTTTGPVRSRIVVEHPLQPFDIRNVERGALVPGAPFSFDPTVLRAARSATGERSEQPRLIRGLLPAPPSDDVVLADLVAFFKDPVKGFFRALEYTLPWDVDGVEDAMPVEIDALEEWTVGDRMLSDILGGLAPDDARQAEWRRGTLPPGQLGWRRVTDIRDQAALLASTALGHRQTDSATYDVDIDLGGRRLTGTVSGVFGDRLVSVTYSKLDGKHLLQSWIPLLALHAHHPDRDWSAVCIGRPKRGTTPREEHLGRPEQPALEVLRDLVAIYDAGRREPIPLPVKTSYAWAVARHCGDDPVKQADYRWRSGLYPGEDQDQAQVRAWGRHARLSDLMQPLRPGEQYPVFAKGEEHRLGAFAARLWLPLLRAERRPG; this comes from the coding sequence ATGGCGCTTCATCTCCACCGTGCCGAACGGACCGATCTGCTTGCCGACGGTCTCGGCGCGCTGCTGGCCCGGCCGCTGCCCGACCCGTTCGCGCAGGAGCTCGTACTGGTACCGGCGCGCGGGGTGGAACGCTGGCTCAGTCAGCGCCTGTCCCACCGGTTGGGCGCGACGCCGGATCGCGGTGACGGCGTCTGCGCGGGGGTGTCGTTTCGCAACCCAGCGTCACTGATCGCCGAGATAGTCGGCACCGTCGACGACGACCCGTGGTCTCCGGAGGCCATGACCTGGCCGCTGCTCGAGGTGATCGACCGCTCACTGGCCCAGCCGTGGTGCCGCACGTTGGCAAAGCATCTGGGGTACTTCGACATTGGCGATGAAGCGGATCTGCGCCGGGGCCGGCGGTACGCGGTCGCCCGCCGCCTGGCCGGGCTGTTCGCCTCGTATGCCCGGCAGCGTCCCGGCTTGCTCGTCGGCTGGCTGGCCGGAGACCTGGGCGACCTCGATGCCGACCTGCACTGGCAACCCGAGCTGTGGCGCGCGCTGGTGGCGACGATTCCCGCCGATCCCCCGCACATCCGGCACGGCAAGACCCTGGCCAGACTGCACGACGGTCCGGCGGCGCTGCCGTCGCGCCTATCTTTGTTCGGCCATACCCGGCTGGCGCGCAGCGAGGTCGAGTTGCTCGAAGCCGTGGCCGTCCACCACGAGCTGCATCTGTGGCTACCGCATCCCAGCGACGCATTGTGGCGGGCACTGGGCGGCGTGCGGGGCACGGTGCCCCGTCGCGAGGACACCAGCCATCGCGCAGTCGGGCACCCGCTGCTGGCGACCCTCGGACGGGATCTGCGTGAGCTGCAGCGAAGCCTGCCGAATGATCCCGCGACCGATGAGGCTCTGGGCGAACCCGATCGCCGGGACACCCTGCTCGGCTGGCTGCAAGCCGACCTCGCCGCCAATGCCGTCCGGCCGCACGGCCGCACGCTGGCCGACGACGACCGGTCCGTGCAGGTGCACAGCTGCCACGGTCCGGCCCGGCAGATCGACGTGCTCCGGGAGGTGCTGCTCGGACTACTGGCCGACGACCCGACCCTCGAGCCGCGCGACATCTTGGTCATGTGCCCGGACATCGAGACTTATGCCCCGCTGATCGTCGCGGACTTCGGCCTCGGCGACGTGGTGAACGGCGCGCACCCGGCCCACCGCCTTCGGGTCCGGCTCGCGGATCGCTCACTGCTGCAGACCAATCCGCTACTGGGCGTGGCGTCGCAGCTACTGTCCCTGGCCGGTGGGCGGGTCACCTCGAGTGAAGTGCTCAACCTCGCCCAGTCCGCCCCGGTCCGAGCCCGCTTCGGCTTCAGCGACGACGACCTGGAGGGCATCACCCGCTGGGTGCGGCAGTCGAACATCCGGTGGGGCTTCGATCAGGAACACCGCAAGCCGTTCGGCGTCGACTTCGTGCACAACACCTGGCGGTTCGGTCTGGACCGGGTACTGGCCGGAGTCGCGATGTCCGAGACGGCACACGCCTGGATCGATTCGACGCTCCCCCTGGACGATGTGGGCAGCAACCGGGTCGAACTGGTCGGGCAGTTCGCCGAATACATCGACCGGCTGCAGCGCGTGGTCGACTCGCTGACCGCAGCCCAGCCGCTACGGCAGTGGCTGACGGCGTTGGCCGACGGGATCGGCCTGCTGACTCGGACCAGCGAGGACGACGCCTGGCAGACCAACCAGATGCAACGCGAATTCGCCGACGTGCTGCGCACCGCGGGTTCGCGCGACCAGACGCTGCTGCGCCTGCCCGACATCCGCGCTCTGTTGCAGAGGCACCTCGCCGGGCGGCCCACCCGCGCCAACTTCCGCACCGGCACCCTGACGGTGTGCACGATGGTGCCGATGCGCTCCGTCCCGCACCGGGTGGTCTGTCTGGTGGGACTCGACGACGGCGTCTTCCCACGGCTCGGCGTCGTCGACGGTGACGACGTACTGGCCCGGCAACCGCTGACCGGCGAGCGCGACATCCGGTCCGAGGACCGTCAGCTGCTGCTCGACGCCATCGGCGCGGCCACCGGCAATCTGGTCATCACCTACACCGGCGCCAACGAATACTCAGGCCAGCGCCGGCCCCCGGCCGTCCCGCTGGCGGAGCTGCTCGACGCCCTGGACACGACCACCACCGGGCCCGTCCGGTCACGGATTGTGGTCGAACATCCGTTGCAGCCCTTTGATATTCGGAATGTGGAGCGCGGCGCGCTGGTGCCTGGCGCGCCGTTCAGCTTCGACCCGACGGTGTTGCGCGCGGCGCGCTCGGCCACCGGCGAACGATCCGAGCAACCGAGACTGATCCGCGGCCTGCTGCCGGCGCCACCGTCGGACGACGTCGTCCTCGCCGATCTGGTCGCGTTCTTCAAGGACCCGGTGAAAGGCTTCTTTCGGGCGCTGGAATACACGCTGCCGTGGGATGTCGACGGTGTCGAGGACGCTATGCCGGTCGAGATCGACGCGCTCGAGGAATGGACGGTCGGCGATCGGATGCTGAGCGACATCCTGGGCGGGCTCGCTCCTGATGACGCGCGGCAGGCGGAGTGGCGGCGCGGCACCCTGCCCCCGGGTCAGCTCGGGTGGCGCAGGGTGACCGATATCCGTGATCAGGCGGCGCTGCTGGCGTCAACCGCCTTGGGACACCGCCAGACCGACAGCGCAACCTACGACGTCGACATCGATCTCGGGGGCCGGCGCCTGACCGGCACCGTGTCCGGGGTGTTCGGCGATCGCCTGGTGTCTGTGACGTATTCCAAGCTAGACGGCAAACATCTACTTCAATCGTGGATTCCGTTGCTGGCGTTGCACGCTCACCATCCCGACCGCGACTGGTCAGCGGTCTGTATCGGCCGGCCCAAGCGGGGCACCACCCCCCGCGAGGAACATCTGGGACGGCCCGAACAGCCCGCCCTGGAGGTGTTGCGGGACCTGGTGGCCATCTACGATGCCGGGCGCCGGGAGCCGATTCCGTTGCCGGTCAAGACGTCTTACGCCTGGGCCGTCGCCCGGCACTGCGGGGATGACCCGGTCAAGCAGGCGGACTACCGGTGGCGAAGTGGTCTGTATCCCGGGGAGGATCAAGATCAGGCGCAGGTGCGGGCCTGGGGCCGACACGCACGGCTGAGCGACCTGATGCAACCGCTGCGGCCCGGTGAGCAATACCCGGTCTTTGCCAAAGGCGAGGAACACCGCCTGGGCGCCTTCGCCGCGCGCCTTTGGCTGCCCCTGTTGCGCGCCGAGCGGAGGCCCGGATGA